Proteins encoded by one window of Salvia splendens isolate huo1 chromosome 7, SspV2, whole genome shotgun sequence:
- the LOC121741842 gene encoding UDP-glucose 6-dehydrogenase 1-like, with protein sequence MVKICCIGAGYVGGPTMAVIALKCPDIEVAVVDISVPRITAWNSETLPIYEPGLDEVVKQCRGKNLFFSTDVEKHVFEADIVFVSVNTPTKTRGLGAGKAADLTYWESAARMIADVSKSDKIVVEKSTVPVKTAEAIEKILTHNSKGINYQILSNPEFLAEGTAIKDLYNPDRVLIGGRETPEGNKAVQALKDVYAHWVPEDRILTTNLWSAELSKLAANAFLAQRISSVNAMSALCEATGADVSQVAYAVGTDSRIGPKFLNASVGFGGSCFQKDILNLVYICECNGLPEVAEYWKQVIKINDYQKNRFVNRLVSSMFNTVANKKIAILGFAFKKDTGDTRETPAIDVCKGLLGDKAQLSIYDPQVTDDQIQRDLSMNKFDWDHPLHLQPMSPTTVKKVHTVWDAYEATKDAHAVCILTEWDEFKKLDFKRIYDNMQKPAFVFDGRNVVDVEKLREIGFIVYSIGKPLDAWLKDMPAVA encoded by the coding sequence ATGGTGAAGATCTGCTGTATTGGAGCTGGATATGTGGGAGGCCCTACAATGGCCGTGATAGCACTCAAGTGCCCTGATATTGAGGTGGCTGTTGTTGATATTTCTGTCCCTCGCATCACTGCCTGGAATAGTGAAACACTTCCTATATATGAGCCAGGACTTGATGAGGTAGTGAAGCAGTGCCGGGGCAAGAACCTATTCTTCAGCACAGATGTGGAGAAACATGTGTTTGAGGCTGACATAGTATTTGTGTCAGTCAACACTCCCACTAAGACTCGGGGTCTTGGAGCTGGCAAGGCTGCAGATTTGACATATTGGGAAAGTGCAGCACGTATGATTGCTGATGTATCTAAATCTGACAAAATCGTGGTTGAGAAGTCTACAGTTCCGGTCAAAACTGCTGAGGCCATCGAAAAAATCTTGACACATAACAGCAAGGGAATTAATTATCAGATCCTTTCTAACCCGGAATTCCTTGCTGAGGGGACTGCAATTAAAGATCTTTACAACCCAGACAGGGTTCTCATTGGAGGCAGGGAAACACCAGAAGGCAACAAGGCAGTTCAAGCACTTAAGGATGTTTATGCACATTGGGTTCCTGAAGATCGCATCCTCACCACTAACTTATGGTCAGCAGAACTGTCAAAGCTTGCTGCAAATGCATTCTTGGCCCAACGTATTTCATCAGTGAATGCAATGTCGGCTCTATGTGAAGCCACCGGAGCAGATGTTTCACAAGTGGCATATGCTGTTGGAACAGACTCCAGAATTGGCCCTAAGTTCCTCAATGCCAGTGTTGGTTTTGGTGGTTCCTGCTTCCAGAAGGACATTCTGAACTTGGTTTATATTTGCGAGTGCAATGGTCTCCCTGAGGTTGCAGAATACTGGAAGCAAGTAATCAAGATCAACGACTACCAGAAGAACCGATTTGTCAATCGACTTGTCTCATCCATGTTCAACACAGTTGCCAACAAGAAAATTGCCATCTTGGGTTTTGCTTTCAAGAAGGACACTGGTGATACTAGAGAGACTCCTGCTATTGATGTCTGCAAAGGACTCCTGGGGGACAAGGCCCAACTCAGCATCTATGATCCTCAGGTCACCGATGACCAGATCCAGAGGGACCTCTCAATGAACAAGTTTGACTGGGACCACCCCCTTCACCTTCAGCCAATGAGCCCGACCACAGTGAAGAAAGTTCACACCGTCTGGGATGCCTATGAGGCTACCAAGGATGCACATGCCGTCTGCATCCTGACTGAGTGGGACGAGTTCAAGAAGCTAGACTTCAAGAGGATATACGACAACATGCAGAAACCCGCATTTGTTTTCGATGGAAGGAACGTTGTCGATGTCGAAAAGCTCAGGGAGATTGGTTTCATTGTTTACTCTATAGGCAAGCCACTGGATGCATGGCTGAAGGACATGCCTGCTGTTGCCTAA